The stretch of DNA GATTATTTAGGtgtttagtaaataaataattatgccAATTTttatattgctgattcaacttgttagcgttcgtgaagataaccaagagtTTTACGACATTCATATGAGACTGagtaaggtgacgattaataattgactgctattgatataaaagatcTTCAGATCTTTAAGCGTTTATTTGGAACCTGGTGCCCCAGGTTATTAACGAGTTCATTGTTGCAAGGTATAATTCAATCAAGTAATCAATCAAACGTTAGGTAATCGATTTGATAAAATACTCTGTCATATAATTTAATCGGTCAGAGACACGACATTAGTATGAGTATGCGCCTGTCTACTCAGCCATGTAAAGTGATACATCAATGTTGAGTGTGAATGTGTTTTTGTCTTCATGTGCCGTGTTCCTGTAGTTCATCCCAGTGGCtttgtatactgtgtgtgtgtgtgtgttatcagttaGCTGAACTATCTTTTACACACAGAAGGATGGAGGTGCTTGGTGCCCAGGAGTCATCGATGGGCGAGATGTCACCGCAGAGGAATAACGAGAACAGGTTATCTTTCCAGGTACATATCcgcccagccacccagccacccatCCACCTCTGCATCAATATTCAACATCACAGATATGTTTCTCATTCCAAACACCCTTAATAAATGGCATGCTGTTGAACAATAGATCCTGATAGGTCTTTTAACTCATTTTTACAATACAAGAATCTATACCGGTGAATTAATGTCACCATCCATGTCACCCAACATTCAATCACCAACCTCTggaccctccctctgcctccagaTCTTCCCAGACCCAGTGGAGGTGTATCTGAGTCCAGAGGGCTCTCCCAATCACCTGCAGCAGTTCAGTCCCTCTGAGAAGGAGCGGCTTCCCTCCATCGTGGTGGAACCCACGGACGTGAGCGAAGTGGAGAGTGGCGAGTTACGGTGGCCCCCGGAGGACATGGACTTCTGTTCTGAGGAGGATGAAGATCTGTTCCTGGAGCAGTGTATCCCCCCGGCCAATATTGCAgactggggagaggaggaagagacgtCTGTTCTCAACCACGAGCAGAACACATCCCTCATTGGTACGTTGTGTGTGGATTTCTttgtctgtatttctgtctgtctctctttctctccctcttaaatctctctctcgctcaatctctgtAAATGCGTGTTCTCATTCTCTTTTCAGAATCTCTTAGTTTCATACATCCATGCTTCTTTGCTTGCATAGACGAAAGATCAATAGGATAATCAGTCGTTCTTTATAAGTCTTTGGTAAAGTATTGTTATTTCTGTCTTACAGACCTCCAGTCAGATGCGTTCAGGGATGAAACACCCATTCTACCACCAAGCAGTTCACCTGCTCTGAACTGAGCCACCAACCTCACCCCTATACCCCTGTTATCTTCCTGAGGAAACCCCTCACAGACCATGGGTCACAAGTCAACATGAAACAGATTCCTGGACAGAATGGAACTACAGTTCAAATATTGTCCAACAATGAAAGGGGAAAAGCTTCTatgttatgtaaataagttaAGTTATACAGTAGTGTAATGTTCTATGCAAAATGTCATAAATAAAACCAAGGACAGCTCTGAGGGAGAAGTGTTATCTGAAGGAGTAGTGTGAAGGAGAATATCTAACAATATCTAGCAAGGGTATTTAATTTAAGGAAAAGGACATTtttgtttggacacacctactaacacacctactaattcaagggttgttctttatttgtactattttctacattgtagaatagtgaagacatcacaacaatgtaataacacatggaatcatgtagtaaacaaaaaagtgttaaacaaagcaaaatatactttagattattcaaagtagccaccctttgccatgatgacagctttgcacactcttgacattctctcaaccagcttcataaagaatgcttttccaacagtcttgaaggagttcccacatatgctgtgcacttgttggctgctttttcttcactctgtggtccaactcatcccaaaccatctcaattgggttgaggttgggtgattgtggaggccaggtcatctgatgcagcagccCATcagtctccttcttggtcaaatagcccttactgtcacgccttggtcttagtattttgtgttttctttaattatttgttcaggccagggtgtgacatgggtttgtgtgttgtgtttcgtattggggtttgtagtatttgggattgcggctgattaggggtgttgtataggcttgcctgcctgaggcggttctcaatcagcagtcaggtgcttctcgttgcctctgattgggaaccgtatttaggtagcctgagttcgctttgtctttcttgggtgattgttcctgtctctgtgttgtgtcaccagataggctgtattaggtttcacgttccatttgttgtttttgtatttattaagttatttcatgtatcgtcacttttcattcattaaagaacatgagtaaccaccacgctgcatttcggtccgactctctttcaacgaacgaagaatgccgttacacttacaaagcctggaggtgtgtttggggtcattgtcctgttgaaaaacaaatgatagtgcaaatcagatgggatggcgtattgctgcagaattctgtggtagccattctggttaagtgtgccttataatctaaataaatcacagacagtgtcacctgcaaagcacccccgcaccatcacatctcctcctccatgcttcacggtgggaaccacacatgcagagatcatccgttcacctactctgcgtctcacaaagacacggtggtaggaaccaaaattctcaaatttggacgaaaggacaaatttccactgttctaatgtccactgctcgtggttttggcccaagcaaggctcttcttcttattgtgtccttccttgcagcaatttgaccatgaaggcctgattcacagtctcctctgaacagttgatgttgagatgtgtctgttacttgaactctgtgaagcatttatttgggctgcaatttctgaggctggtaactctaatgaacttatcctctgcatcagaggtaactttgggtattcctttcctgtggcggtcctcatgagagccagtttcatcatagcgcttgatggtttttgcgactgcactttaagaaactttcaaagtgattgtaatgttctggattgactgaccttcaagtattaaagtaatgatggattgtcatttctctttgcctatttgagctgttcgtgccataatatggacttggtcttttaccaaatagggccatcttctgtataccacccctaccttgtcacaactgattggctcaaatggaaataaattccacaaattcacttttaacaaggcacacctgtttattaaaatgcattccaggtgactacctcatgaagctagttgagagaatgccaagagtgtgcaaagctgtcatcaaggtaaagggtggctactttgaagaatctcaaatgtcaaattgatttgttcaacacttttgttcaccacatgattccatatgtgttatttcatagttgatgtcttcactattattttacaatgcagaaaatagtaaaaataaagaaaaacccttgaatgagtaggtgtgtccaagcttttgactggtactgtatttatttaattgttttaattATGGGGTTGAAGCCTGGTACTCCACACCACTTTGGACAAAAGAGTTGTCAGCCAGGTTAGCGAATATGGGCACTCCACCCATAAGGGTTAGAcccttcaaactcaactctggacctcgaagccaggtCCACTgctttttttcattgttcccctctaatcactgaccgatttagacctgggacacgctGGGTGCACGTCTagatttttgccctagcactacacagctgattcaaatattcAAAGCTTGATAATgggttggttatttgaatcagctgtgtagtgttagggcaaaaatcAAGACGtgaaccgggggggggggggggggggggggggggggggcaggacagagtttgggaaacgctgctatAGACCACTGTTTTATGGACACCCATAGCCTAGTCAGTCGATAGTGGTCGCTATATCTAGTGGTCGCTACATGGTCTAGGATTGATGTGCATTCCCAGTAAATACACTCCGGTCCCCATGGACTGACTCGTACATAAAGCATCCACCATTCAGGCTGCAAAAGACATCACTTTCCTCCTTAACTAGCTTAAATGGCGAAGTGATGGAAAAATATGGAAAAAAACGGGAAAATGTGTGTTAGTTGAACATGCAACATTTTAAACTGCCCGAAAATGGTGGTGGATTTGACCTTTTTTTTCAGGCAGCTCGCCCTTAAAGCTAGTCGGCTTCCTAGGCTAGGGCACACACATGGGTAAACACATGCAAACCCTGAAGGTGCTTGTTGATATCAAAAGGGAACACATCTGTTGTATCTGCTGTTGACAGTTTAATATGTAGATACATCTAGATATTAAACAAATTTGCAGTAAAGGTGCTGTCATCATACTCAACACGTGTGTGTATAGCTTTGGCTTCCCAGCCAATTGTAAATATAAAACAATGTTGTCAACATCTTTTAtgcaacagtacagtaataaccATAATGACTTTAACAATAAAATTGTGAAATTCAGATTTAATAGTGTAGTTGGACTATGATTTTATAAGGCTTGATGTGAACATAACAATGATAGTAATAGGTGCTAGCATTAGCAATGTGGCTCTGGGGAAATTCCTTATTTTTTGGGGGATAAGCTATGCACAAGTACTAGGccacaatatacagtgccttcagaaagtattcagaccccttgattttttcccacattttattacattacactaaaattgattttttttaaattatcctcaacaatctacacacaataacccataatgacaaagcgaaaacaggttattagaattttttgcaaatgtattaacaataaaatacagaaataccttatttacataagtattcagaccctttgctatgtttctacaacttgatgggagtccacctgtggtaaattcaaaggtaccaaaacatttctgcagcattgaaggtctgtttggaaccaccaagactcttcctagagctggctgcccgccCAGACTGAGCAATCGTGTGAGAAGGGTctcggtcagggaggtgaccaagaaccagatggtcaccctgacagagctgtAGAGATgtgagaatcttccagaaggacaaccatctctgcagcactctaccaatcaggcctttatggtagagtggctagacggaagccactcctcagtaaaaggcacatgacagcccgcttgcagtttgccaaaaggcacctaaagtctctcagaccatgagaaacaagatcctctggtctgatgaaaccaagattgaactctctggcctgaatgccaagcgtcacgtcagacggaaacctggcaccatccctacggtgaagcatagtagtggcagcatcatgctgtgggggtgtttttcagcagcagggactgtgagactagtcaggatcaaggcaaagatggaTGCAGAAAGTTCAGAGAGATCCTGGATGAAAACCCATtccagacctcagactgggatgaagattcaccttccaacaggacaacgaccctaagcacacagccaagaaaacacaggggtggcttagggacaagtctctgaatgtccttgagtggcccagccagagcctggacttgaacccgatcgaagagacctgaaaatagttgtgcagcaacgctccccatccaacctaacagagattgagaggatctgcagagaagaattggagaatctccccaaatacaagtgtgccaagcttgtagtattATACCCAAAATGACTCGAGGCTGCAATTGCTgtccaaggtgcttcaacaaagtactgggtaaagggtctgaatacttatgtgatatATACatcttttgtatatatatatatatatatatgaattttaaaaagtaaatcaattttagaataaggctgtaagctaacaaaatgtggataaaggtcaaggggtctgaatactttccaaaggcactgtatctgcATGTCTATATTTGGTAATGTTTTGACATTTTGACAATTCCTGATCATAGGTTAGGTCATACTTGTCAAGGGGTCTGTGGACAGAAATTGTGCAAAAGAAGAACAGTTCCTGGTTTTAAAGGGTGTGTACAGTCATCAACAAGAGGACGTCCGAGCCATACGTCTGAAATCTAAGGTAAAGGACAACCTTTACTGTCACCTTAACTTTAGTGTTTGGTGATTAGTTATCTGATTCTAATTATTTCATTTTAGAGGTATTGTTCACTTGAATGATGACTTTTAAAAGTCATATTGTTTGGTAAAATTCTGACTGGATTTGTGTCACTTCATAACTAAGCCAGCATGAATGACATGATAATAGTCCTATGGTTATTTATTTTGGTCTGGATATGGACACTTATGGATTCAATCTTTCAAATAAAACAATAGCAGATAGCAATTCATGAAAATAGTATGTAATTATAAACATATAATGCTTACATATGTAAACAATTCTCAATTCCGGGATTCTTGAAAGGTGGGACAATCCTTGTCATGCAGTGAAACTTTATTTTATAGTAATTTGTAATTTTTAATTTTTGCATTATTTGAGCTTAAAAATTAAATTTAGTGGAATTTTATAAGGGGAAAGATTTGCTTTTGGAAATTTCAAAATATTTTCAATATTGTTCATTTCCATGTGGGCTCTATGCCCAGAAATGCCCTTGTCCAGAGCAAAGGATCCCAATTTCAAACTCTCGTAAAAACGAGCAATAATTAATATGAACTGAAAAGGAATGTTATGCAATTTCTtgctcctggttaccacgctgcttggtccggttgtggtgggtggttctgtaacgaatctcttcgtcgtctgaggagtaggaaatatcgggccaatatgcagcgtggtaagtgttggTCATATTTATTACACTGAACACAGGAAACAAACGAACAAGCGAATAAAGAAAAAACAAAACAGTCCCGAATGGTGaaaaacactgaaacggaaaataaccacccacaaacaagagtgggaaaacaggctacctaagtatggttctcaatcagagacaacgattgacagctgcctctgattgggaaccataccaggccaaacacatagaaatataaacacaagaacaaaacatagaatgcccaccccaactcacgccctgaccaacctaaaatagaaacatacaaaagaAACTAAGGTCAGGAAGTGACAGGTTCCTAAAACACGTGTCCGGAGATTTGGGGCTCTATTCAGTATGTGTCACGGAAGTTCAGTATTAAAACGTGATTGAAATATAAAGACAATGTTCTCGCTTTAGCAGAGACTGCGTTTGGTTTAAAAATAAATTACCTTAAAATGTTGTTATGCTACAACGATACAGATGGAATAGAGCCCTTGGTCACCTGTAAAGCCCTTGGTGGCCTGTAAAGTTTTCTACTTTTGATACATTAAACAAATAATATTGAAATTACCATGGTCACACCCATAATCTGTCAACTCCATCTCccttatacactgaacaaaaatataaacgcaacatgtaaagtgttgatcccatgtttcatgatttgaaataaaagatcccagaaattttacatacacaccaaaagcGTATGACtctcaaatgtgtttacatccctgttagtgagcatgtaTCCCttttaatccatccacctgacaggtgtggcatatcaataaactgattgaacagcatgatcattacacaggtaaaccttgtgttggggacaataacaggccactctaaaatgtgaagtttcgagggagcgtgcaattggcatactgactgcaggaatgtccaccagagctgttgccagagaatttggcagtacatccaaccaggcctcacaaccgtagattatgtgtatggcgttgtgtcaggaagcggtttgctgatgtcaacgagtgccccatggtggtagtggggttatgatatgggcaggcataagctacggaccacaaacacaattgcattttatctatggacATTTTTCTGCACAAAAATtacatgacgagatcctgaggcccattgtgaggcatCTGTGCATATCTGcattcctagtcatgtgaaatccatagattagggcctaatgaatttatttaaattgacggatttcctcatatgaactgtaactcagtaaaatcaatgaaattattgcatgttgcatttatatttttgttcagtatagattaaGATAGGATATTCATTTTGGTTcaaatatgtttattttaattAGGTTTTGAAGTCATAAAGCAACTGAGGGAAAACAAACCACTTGAATGAAGAATAATCGTTTTTTTGCGAACTCTGTCAAACATAAACTCGTCTAACGTTACCTCCGTCAGAGTGCTGAAAGATCTGATTGGATGTTTTTATTGGGGATTTACAAATTAAGGATTTTCTATATGTGACAAATAATGTTATAGAACTTTTATTTTTAGGgtgaaaaatatgtattttttaaatgtttttgtcaACTCTGTTAGTAGCTTGTCAACAAAATTAAACAAAAATAAGTTTGGAGATTTGTATTACATATTTGAATAATCTAATGTTATCATGAAACTATCAATGCCTTTAAACAGTTTTTGGATAATACATGTAAAAATGAAATGCCTTTTAAGGTGTCTGACAGAGTTTATATACATcctatgaaaatatatatttcaaatgttGTTAATATTTGGATAAGTATTTGTGAAAATTGTAGAGATTGTCCCTTCTATCAAGAattatattatagtagctatcaAATGACTGTCTTTTCCTTTCCCCTCAACAGTCACTTCCAATCATGGATGATATGTGCTCGATTCTCACTGAAGAGGAGTTGAGTCTCTACAACATCACTGATTGTGAATTCATCATGCCTGGGGGCCTTGGCCCTGTGCTCGGGCCCCGTCACCTGTCCGCCCTGGTGTTCTATGGCTTGGTCTTCCTGCTGGGTGTCCCGGGCAACGCTCTGGTGGTGTGGGTGACGGGCTTCCGCATGCCGCGCTCCGTCACCTCTCTGTGGTTCCTCAACCTGGCCCTGGCTGACCTGCTGTGCTGCCTGTCCCTGCCCCTCCTCATGGTGCCCCTGACCATGGACCAGCACTGGCCCTTTGGCCCCGTGGCCTGCAAGCTGCTCAAGGGCCTCATCTACCTGATTATGTTCTGTAGCGTGCTGCTGCTGGTACTCATCAGCCTGGACCGCTTTCTGCTGGTCAGCCGgcccgtgtggtgccagaactgGAGGAGGCCTCGCAAGGCTGGCTGGGTATGTGTTGGGGTGTGGCTCCTGGCCCTGCTGTGTAGCATCCCCCAGTTTGTCTATGTGAAGGAGGTACAGTTAAGCACCAGTAAGTCAGAGTGCCTGGGATTGTACACTGTAGCCAGCGCCTGGGCTAACACTACAGTACGCTTCCTGGTGGGTTTCGTGCTGCCATTCATCACCATTGTGACTTGTCATTGGGTTGTGTACAGCAGGGCCAGGCAGGGGTCTGGGGTGGGGCCTGGGAGGGTGAGTGAGGCGCGCTCCAGACGCACCTTGAGGGTCATTGTTGCCGTGTCGCTGAGCTTCTTCCTGTGCTGGCTTCCACTGCACATACTGGACTTCCTGGTTCTATCAACCCCCCGGCACTCATCGCACAGCGCCAACGTACAGCTGGTCCACACTCTGGCCCTctgtctggcctactgtaacagCTGCCTCAACCCTCTGCTCTATGTGTGTCTGGGACGAGGCTTTAAGCAGAGTATCAATCGCTCCCTGCGCAATATGTTCAACTTTGCCACAGAGGAGTCGGTAACCAGACAGAGCATGTTCAAGAGCACATCAGAAAGAACCCAGGAGATGAATATGTGaagttctgtgtgtgtgcatgtgtgtttttgcgtgtcggaggtggaactgcgttagagctgtcaaatctaCAAGCGGCTCCTGGCATTATAACTAAAGTGGACATTGCAAATTTGCTGCATGGAGTCgcattaagagaaatcccatgcagccttgtttacaagttttaacactggaatgtgagatgcaatctacaccttgattaggctgatagaaatcctcattcATCATTTTAATGATTTTCAACTTAAGCGTAATAACTTTATATATATCCTAACGCAAGGGGGACaggtgtggcttcgtgacaaggATCAAGAGTAGCTGCTCACCGAATTGACAGCTCCAACGCATTTACACCTCCATAACATCAGCTATGTGTAGATTTTACTTAATTTTCATATTTTGTCATTTTGACAAATATGTCATGTTTTTGCCTTCAGAAAATAAAAAGAACTGTTAATGAGCACACCAGAACATGAATTGTGTTAAACATTTaaattaagaaaataaatacatgttgaaataaaatgttttatgaaaCAAATTTGCTCTTTAAAATGCTTTCATCCCATCATCCCACACCCATGTCGTCTTCCTCTGGCACAACTGTGATAAACTCTCTCTTTCAGATATCATCTGTGGTAATCAGCAGTGCAACTTTCTCAATAAATCACCCCTGCATTTCCCAGAGTTCACTGGAGTGCCACTTGGAAATGGTTTATCATTCACaatctctgtgctctgtgcttgCCTAAAGATGAGGGGGTTCAGAAACTCTAATACAGGAACTTTAATACAGTGTTGTGCAACAGAACAGGAAGCCCTGTCCTCTCTGCAATATGTCTCTGCCAGCAATCGCACTTGTGCAATTACAGGCTTTATTCAATCAGATCCGATTTAGCTGACATCCCCATAGCGGTTGTTTTGgagtgtcggaggtggaactgtgtCAGAGCGGTTAAATCGACAAGCGACTCCTGGTATTATACCTAAATTGGACATTTACCATATGTAGTAATCAACAGTGCCACTTCCTCAATAAATCACCCCTGCATTCCCTAGAAATACAGTTCACTGGTGCCATTTTGA from Oncorhynchus kisutch isolate 150728-3 linkage group LG15, Okis_V2, whole genome shotgun sequence encodes:
- the LOC109905790 gene encoding C5a anaphylatoxin chemotactic receptor 1, with product MDDMCSILTEEELSLYNITDCEFIMPGGLGPVLGPRHLSALVFYGLVFLLGVPGNALVVWVTGFRMPRSVTSLWFLNLALADLLCCLSLPLLMVPLTMDQHWPFGPVACKLLKGLIYLIMFCSVLLLVLISLDRFLLVSRPVWCQNWRRPRKAGWVCVGVWLLALLCSIPQFVYVKEVQLSTSKSECLGLYTVASAWANTTVRFLVGFVLPFITIVTCHWVVYSRARQGSGVGPGRVSEARSRRTLRVIVAVSLSFFLCWLPLHILDFLVLSTPRHSSHSANVQLVHTLALCLAYCNSCLNPLLYVCLGRGFKQSINRSLRNMFNFATEESVTRQSMFKSTSERTQEMNM
- the LOC109904865 gene encoding uncharacterized protein LOC109904865 yields the protein PQSLHRQNPSHVDPITAHPGVALETSCSPEGPAEGECCRSCTPPSAPPPLPSMPTMGVTTLEGVEVCQDGEDFCLATEGRMEVLGAQESSMGEMSPQRNNENRLSFQIFPDPVEVYLSPEGSPNHLQQFSPSEKERLPSIVVEPTDVSEVESGELRWPPEDMDFCSEEDEDLFLEQCIPPANIADWGEEEETSVLNHEQNTSLIDLQSDAFRDETPILPPSSSPALN